AGGTCATGGCGCTGTTCAGCGTCCCGCCGGATGCTTTTGTGCCGCAGCCGAAAGTGGAGTCAAGCATCGTACGGCTGGTGCCCTGGGGGCAAAAGCCGCATGTTGCCGAGGATGAAGCTTTGCTGAGTGAACTGGTAAGACGTGCCTTCGCCCAGCGACGCAAGACCCTGCGCAACAACCTGCGTGGCTGGATTGACAGCGAGACCCTGACAGCGCTGGAGATCGATCCGGGCCGCCGGCCCGAAACCCTGACAGTGGCCGAATTCGTGGCACTGTCCAATCATCCGGCGGTGACACGGCCGCAGTAATGGACATGATGAATCTCACCCCGCAAGGGAGTAACGCATGACGACCTGGGCGATCGGCGATCTGCATGGCTGTTGCCGCGAATTCGAAACACTGCTTGATAAAATCGACTTTCAGCCGGGGCGCGATCGGCTCTGGCTGACCGGCGATCTCATCAATCGGGGGCCCGAGTCGCTGGAGTGTCTGCGTCTTGTCCATTCACTCGATGAGCATGTCGAGGTGGTGCTCGGCAATCATGATTTTCATCTGCTGGTGGTGGCGCACGGGCATGGCCGGGAGAAGCGCGGCGACACGCTGCGCCCGATTCTGGATGCGCCGGATGGTGAAGAACTGATGGACTGGCTGCGTCGTCAGCCGCTGCTCGTTCAGCAGACCTTCGATATTGATCGCACTCGGGGGCGCGAGGCCACCGTCATGACGCATGCGGGTCTGCTGCCGCAATGGTCGCTTGACCATGCTGCCGCTCTGGCCAGGGAGACGGAGGCGGTACTGCGCAGCGACACCTTTTTCGAGCTGCTGCCCGAGCTTTATGGTAATGAGCCTGCATTGTTCGAGGAGACACTCACGGGCTGGTCGCGTCTGCGGTCATTGATCAATATCTTCGCCCGAATGCGCTTCATTGATGCAGAGGGGCGGCTCGACTTCAGTGCCAAGGAGGGGCTCGACAGTGCGCCCGAGGGCTTCCTTCCCTGGTTCAGCTATCCTCGTCAGGACAATCTGCGGTTGATCTTCGGTCACTGGGCAGCACTTGAAGGGCGAACGCCGGGCGCACGCATCGATGTGCGCGCGCTGGACACTGGTTGTGTGTGGGGACGTTCACTGACAGCGCTCGATATGGAAACCGAAGACACGATCAGTGTGTCGTCCCGAGACGGAGAGTCATCATGAGCTTCAATCATATCGACCCGGCAACGCTCAGGCTCTGGCTGGATGAGCAGCGTCCGCTGACGCTGGTGGATATCCGCGATCCATTCAGTTTCGAGAGTGGCCATATTCCCGGTAGTCGGCATCTCGACAACACCAGTGTGGGCGATTTCGTCGATCGAGCTGCTCCGGAGCAACCGGTCGTGGTGGTCTGTTATCACGGCCACTCGAGCCAGCAGGCAGCCGGCTGGCTGGCCGGACAGGGCTTTCAGGAGGTTTACAGCCTCGATGGTGGCTTCACCGATTGGCAGTATCGTCATCCCGAGCACGTGGCGTCACGTAACGGCGGTGGGCAGGGAAGTTCGTGATCTGTCCGCCGCTTGATCGCCGCGATGATCCGGCTACCCGAGGACTTGAGGTCTACTGTGTGGGTGGAGCGGTGCGCGATGCCCGACTGGGCATCGCCAGCATGGATCGTGACTGGGTGGTGGTCGGGACTACCGTGGCGACAATGCTTGAACGCGGCTTTCGCCAGGTGGGGCGCGATTTTCCGGTCTTTCTGCATCCCGAGAGCCATGAGGAGTACGCGCTGGCGCGTACCGAACGCAAGTCCGGCCGCGGCTACACCGGCTTCGAGGTGCATGCCGATCCCACGGTGACGCTCGAAGAGGATTTGCGAAGACGCGATCTGACGCTCAATGCCATGGCCTGTAGCGCTACCGGCGAACTGGTCGACCCCTTTGGCGGGGCCGGGGATTGTGATGCCGGCCTGCTGCGCCATGTCTCGGAGGCCTTTGTCGAGGATCCCCTGCGGGTGTTGCGGACGGCGCGCTTTCTGGCGCGTCTGGCCCCCCGGGGATTTCGTATCGCCGATGAAACCCGGGCGCTGATGGCTACCATGGTGGCGCAGGGGGAGATGCACGATCTGGTCGCCGAACGAGTCTGGCAGGAGACCGAACGGGCACTTGGTGAGGCCCAGCCACAGGCCTATTTCATGGCGTTGCAGGAGTGCGGGGCGCTGCATGAACTGATGCCGGCGCTGGTCGGTCATGAGACGGTGGCCATCGGGTGTCTGACTCAGGGGCTGGCAGGCGATGCGGTGCAACGTTTTGCGCTGTTGATGTCGGTACTGGATGAAACTGCGTTCGAGACTCTGGGTGACACTCTGCGCGTGCCCAACCTCTGGCGTGAAGAGGCCGTGTTGCTGATTCGCAGTCTCGAACAGCTTGATGGGCAGGCCATACGTTCGGCGGAGGGGATCGGCAACTGGCTGAAGGCGATCGATGGCTGGCGTCGCCCCGAACGGATTGAACGTGTCCTGCACACGCTTTCGCTGCGATGTCCGGATATTGATGCAGCACCGTTGATGCAGGCGCACGCTGCCGGGCTGGCAGTATCGCCACAAACGCTGATGGCCGAGGGGTATCGCGGTGCCGAGCTCGGCCACATGATTGCCCTGCGACGTCAGCAGGCGATAGAGGCGACCCTGCACAAGGCCGAATGACACAGGGAACGGCGCTGCATCGCTTCAGTCCGGCAGAGAGATACAGCCTCCCTGCCATTCGAAATGAATCGGCCAGAGTCGCTGACGTCCGGGGTCGAAGGTTTGCCAGAGTTCGGCGAAGGACCGGCCTTCAAGTGGATGATGGCGCTGCGGGCAGAGTTCGGCGAGCGGCCGTAATACGAAGGCATTACGGGTGATTTCCTCGCGCGGCAGGTGGACGCCATCGATGATCCCGACGTGGTCATCGACCAGTAGCAGATCAATATCCAGACTGCGGGAGCTGAATTTCGGTGCATCATGTCGCCGGCCCTGCGCCTTCTCGAGGGTTTTGCTCCAGCGTGATAGTTCACCGATGCTCAGATCGGTCCTGAAGCCCACCACCAGATTGAAGAAGTTACGCCCGCTGCTGAAACCGACCGGTTCACTTTCGAAAACCCGTGAGATGTCCAGAGACCCGAATTCTCCTTGCAGAGCATCAAGCGCTGCGCCGAGATGACGATAACGGTCGATATTGCTGCCCAGCCCGCTCAGTACATAGCTCATCTCAGCCCTCGCGCTGTCCGCGTTCGATGCGAATGCCGACGAACGCGGCATCAACAACCGCGCCAGGCTTTCGCAGCGTCAGACGCACCCAGGTGACCCCAAACGCCTGCTGCAACAGTTCGGCCATGCGTTCGGCAAAGGTTTCCACGAGTTCAAAGCGGTGTTCGTTGCAGAATTTCTGAAGCCGTGCACTGATGGCAGCGTAATCGAGCGTGGCAGAAAGATCGTCATCCCGTGCGGCACGAGCAATATCACAACCCAGCTCCAGATCGAGCAGCAAGCGTTGATGAATCTGTTGTTCCCACTTGTAGACGCCGATCACGGCTTCCAGTGCCAGACCCTCGATCAGTACGGTATCCATGATGCTTTCCCGAATAAACGTCAGGAGAGATTGGCGGCTGACGGAGATGTCAGCTCATGTAGTGGCCAGCGGGCAACGGCGCGCATCGAGCCGGGGTCGCACTCGCCGGCCAGCAGTCGCTGGGCCCCGGCATAGGCGATCATGGCGCCATTGTCAGTGCAGAAGCGGCCGCGTGGATACCAGACCCGGGCGCCGCGGCGTGCCAATGCGGCATCGAGCCGTTCCCGCAGGCGTCGGTTGGCGCTGACGCCGCCAGCGGCCACCAGTCGGGTCAGCCCGGTCTGCTCCAGTGCACGGCGGCACTTGATGACCAGCGTATCGATCACGGCCTCTTCGAAGGCGAGCGCAATATCGGCACGATCCTGATCGCTTGCAGGATGCGTCTCCTGCAGCTTGCGGAGTGTCGTCAGGGTATGGGTCTTCAGCCCGGAGAAACTGAAATCGAGTCCGGGGCGGTCCGT
This DNA window, taken from Kushneria phosphatilytica, encodes the following:
- a CDS encoding symmetrical bis(5'-nucleosyl)-tetraphosphatase; translated protein: MTTWAIGDLHGCCREFETLLDKIDFQPGRDRLWLTGDLINRGPESLECLRLVHSLDEHVEVVLGNHDFHLLVVAHGHGREKRGDTLRPILDAPDGEELMDWLRRQPLLVQQTFDIDRTRGREATVMTHAGLLPQWSLDHAAALARETEAVLRSDTFFELLPELYGNEPALFEETLTGWSRLRSLINIFARMRFIDAEGRLDFSAKEGLDSAPEGFLPWFSYPRQDNLRLIFGHWAALEGRTPGARIDVRALDTGCVWGRSLTALDMETEDTISVSSRDGESS
- the glpE gene encoding thiosulfate sulfurtransferase GlpE — protein: MSFNHIDPATLRLWLDEQRPLTLVDIRDPFSFESGHIPGSRHLDNTSVGDFVDRAAPEQPVVVVCYHGHSSQQAAGWLAGQGFQEVYSLDGGFTDWQYRHPEHVASRNGGGQGSS
- a CDS encoding polynucleotide adenylyltransferase, translating into MICPPLDRRDDPATRGLEVYCVGGAVRDARLGIASMDRDWVVVGTTVATMLERGFRQVGRDFPVFLHPESHEEYALARTERKSGRGYTGFEVHADPTVTLEEDLRRRDLTLNAMACSATGELVDPFGGAGDCDAGLLRHVSEAFVEDPLRVLRTARFLARLAPRGFRIADETRALMATMVAQGEMHDLVAERVWQETERALGEAQPQAYFMALQECGALHELMPALVGHETVAIGCLTQGLAGDAVQRFALLMSVLDETAFETLGDTLRVPNLWREEAVLLIRSLEQLDGQAIRSAEGIGNWLKAIDGWRRPERIERVLHTLSLRCPDIDAAPLMQAHAAGLAVSPQTLMAEGYRGAELGHMIALRRQQAIEATLHKAE
- the folK gene encoding 2-amino-4-hydroxy-6-hydroxymethyldihydropteridine diphosphokinase, giving the protein MSYVLSGLGSNIDRYRHLGAALDALQGEFGSLDISRVFESEPVGFSSGRNFFNLVVGFRTDLSIGELSRWSKTLEKAQGRRHDAPKFSSRSLDIDLLLVDDHVGIIDGVHLPREEITRNAFVLRPLAELCPQRHHPLEGRSFAELWQTFDPGRQRLWPIHFEWQGGCISLPD
- the folB gene encoding dihydroneopterin aldolase, translated to MDTVLIEGLALEAVIGVYKWEQQIHQRLLLDLELGCDIARAARDDDLSATLDYAAISARLQKFCNEHRFELVETFAERMAELLQQAFGVTWVRLTLRKPGAVVDAAFVGIRIERGQREG